One genomic region from Anguilla rostrata isolate EN2019 chromosome 2, ASM1855537v3, whole genome shotgun sequence encodes:
- the sec24c gene encoding protein transport protein Sec24C isoform X3: MPPTPQCPCRCNNRMWTWQYNRYASGIRIRERREQGRELTETSLRGKRDPRHNTGKYPDCYGQPKPSQDEVQTPTGSAHHDSETSFRFRDELRMSVNQQPHMASPYGQPPPGYQGYPQPGYGGQHVAGGYPTQYAPYNGPASAYQQGAPPSGCSPYSSFPSKALVANLAADLSSAPPLNLGSVQAPPVSRAPPVSAPQAYSQYGQGDVQNGPPSATNQPQRPPVSQPYTPAPMATAVTPATYPQQYGAPPTSTQQLTNQMMGMQIESTAPSPAGTGYAPPPTSAAFSSSAPPTFAPQSAPPPSSQPPSSAMTAPPFYGGPPPPPVSQHSFAPAAPGPPPPSSQHPFSKAPPPASQPSYPGPPPPSQPPYGGPPLTAPQGQYRTAAPPLQPPVSQPSAFHSAPPPAAGFPPPGGAVPGMPGAQGPPPPPQSASGPPVSQYSHVSQGLPSGPTGMQGPPPRQPGLQGYQPQQNGAFGQTGGPQPGYAGPHPSQQGYGGQPMAPAPAPPAPKRLDPDSIPSPIQVIEDDKASKGNEPFITGVRGQAPPLVTTTCQVRDQGNASPRFVRCTAYSVPCTSDMAKQSQVPLAAVIKPLAALPPDEALPDPVDHGEGGPIRCNRCKAYMCPYMQFIEGGRRFQCGFCSCVTEVPPHYFQHLDHTGKRVDCYHRPELSRGSYEFLATVEYCKNNKPPQPPAFIFMIDVSYNAVKTGVVSLVCQELKTLLDCLPREEEDEESPVRVGFVTYSKVLHFYNVKGSLAQPQMLVVSDVADAFVPLLDGFLVGVAESRPVIESLLDQIPEMFADTRETETVYGPVIQAGLEALKAADCAGKLFIFHSSLPIAEAPGKLKNRDDKKLVGTDKEKSLFQPQVGFYGNLAKECVAQGCCVDLFLFPIQYADVATLGAVPASTGGSVYKYTHFQAQTDSERFLNDLRRDVKKNMVFDAVLRVRTSTGIRATDFFGSFYMSNTTDVELAGLDCDKTVTVEFKHDDKLSEETGALMQCAVLYTSCSGRRRLRVHNLSVNCCSQLADLYRNCETDAIINFLAKSAYRSVLSSPISAVRDSLINQCAQILACYRKNCASPSSAGQLILPECMKLLPVYLNCVLKTDVLQPRAEASLDDRAFLRQLVGCVDVAESHALFYPRLLPLQKLDVESEALPVAIRASEERLSKGGVYLLENGLHLFLWVGAAAPPELLQGIFGAPAFGQIDPSMTSLPILDNPFSKRLRDVIESFREQRSRYMKLMVVKQEDRMEAVFKQFLVEDKSSNGGASYVDFLCHMHKEIRQLLS, encoded by the exons ATGCCGCCGACACCGCAGTGCCCATGCCGGTGTAACAACCGGATGTGGACGTGGCAATACAACCGCTATGCTTCCGGTATACGTATCCGCGAACGGCGAGAGCAAGGAAGGGAATTAACGGAGACATCTCTCCGGGGCAAGAGAGACCCGAGACATAACACTGGAAAGTATCCAGACTGCTACGGGCAACCAAAACCGAGCCAGGACGAGGTACAAACGCCTACTGGGTCCGCTCATCACGACTCCGAAACCAGTTTCAG GTTTAGGGATGAACTGAGAATGAGCGTCAACCAGCAACCGCACATGGCCTCTCCGTACGGACAGCCTCCCCCTGGGTACCAGGGATATCCCCAGCCTGGCTACGGGGGACAGCATGTGGCAGGGGGCTACCCGACCCAGTACGCGCCTTACAATGGTCCCGCCTCCGCCTACCAGCAAGGAGCTCCGCCCTCAG GATGCTCTCCTTATTCAAGCTTTCCCTCTAAGGCTCTTGTTGCAAATTTAGCCGCTGACCtgtcctctgctcctcctctcaaCTTAG GTTCAGTCCAAGCACCCCCTGTTTCCAGGGCTCCCCCTGTGTCAGCCCCCCAGGCCTACAGTCAGTACGGGCAGGGAGATGTGCAGAACGGCCCCCCCTCCGCAACCAACCAGCCACAGAG GCCACCAGTGTCTCAGCCTTACACCCCAGCTCCGATGGCCACTGCCGTTACCCCGGCAACGTACCCTCAGCAGTACGGCGCTCCGCCCACAAGCACACAacaactgaccaatcagatgaTGGGCATGCAAATTGAGTCCACCGCACCTTCCCCAGCTGGAACCGGATACG CTCCGCCTCCCACCTCCGCTGCCTTCTCCTCGTCTGCCCCGCCGACTTTCGCCCCTCaatccgccccgcccccctcctcacagCCCCCGTCCAGTGCCATGACAGCTCCGCCCTTCTATGgcggcccgccccccccgccggtCTCGCAGCATTCGTTTGCCCCCGCAGCGCCGGGGCCCCCTCCTCCGTCGTCACAGCACCCGTTCTCCaaagccccgcctcccgcctCTCAGCCCTCCTACCCCgggcccccacccccgtcccaaCCCCCTTACGGCGGGCCACCCCTAACAGCCCCTCAGGGCCAGTACCGCAccgctgccccgcccctccagccTCCCGTCTCCCAGCCCTCCGCGTTCcactccgcccctccccccgctgctGGGtttccaccaccagggggcgccgtACCCGGGATGCCGGGGGCGCagggaccccctccccctccccagtccgCTTCGGGACCCCCTGTGTCCCAGTACAGCCACGTCTCCCAAGGGCTGCCCTCCGGCCCTACGGGAATGCAGGGGCCCCCCCCACGACAACCAGGGCTCCAGGGCTACCAGCCACAGCAGAACG GTGCTTTTGGGCAGACCGGGGGGCCCCAGCCTGGCTATGCAGGACCCCACCCCAGCCAGCAGGGTTACGGGGGCCAGCCCATGGCCCCCGCCCCGGCTCCACCGGCCCCGAAACGGCTGGACCCTGACTCCATCCCGAGCCCG ATCCAGGTGATTGAGGATGACAAGGCCAGCAAGGGCAACGAACCTTTCAtcacaggggtcaggggtcaggccCCACCGCTTGTCACCACCACTTGTCAGGTCAGAGATCAAG GGAACGCCAGCCCCCGCTTCGTCCGCTGCACCGCCTACAGCGTGCCCTGCACCTCCGACATGGCCAAGCAGTCCCAGGTGCCCCTGGCCGCCGTCATCAAGCCGCTGGCCGCGCTCCCCCCGGACGAG GCCCTGCCCGACCCTGTCGACCATGGCGAAGGCGGTCCAATCCGCTGTAACCGCTGCAAGGCCTACATGTGCCCCTACATGCAGTTCATCGAGGGGGGGCGGCGGTTCCAGTGCGGATTCTGCTCCTGCGTGACAGAAG TGCCTCCCCACTACTTCCAGCACCTGGATCACACAGGGAAGCGTGTGGACTGCTACCACCGGCCAGAGCTCTCCAGGGGCAGCTATGAGTTCCTGGCCACTGTGGAGTACTGCAAG AACAACAAACCGCCTCAGCCTCCAGCCTTCATCTTCATGATTGACGTGTCATACAACGCGGTCAAGACCGGCGTGGTCAGCCTGGTCTGTCAGGAGCTCAAGACGCTGCTCGACTGCCTGCCCAG ggaggaggaagacgaggagtcGCCCGTCAGGGTGGGCTTCGTCACCTACAGCAAGGTGCTGCACTTCTACAACGTGAAGGGCTCTCTGGCGCAGCCGCAGATGCTGGTGGTCTCCGACGTGGCCGACGCCTTCGTCCCCCTGCTGGACGGCTTCctggtgggcgtggccgagTCCCGGCCGGTCATCGAGAG CCTGCTGGACCAGATCCCAGAGATGTTTGCCGACACGCGGGAGACTGAAACCGTGTACGGGCCGGTCATTCAGGCCGGTTTGGAGGCCCTGAAG GCTGCAGACTGCGCGGGCAAGCTCTTCATCTTCCACTCCTCCCTGCCCATCGCCGAGGCTCCTGGGAAACTCAAGAACCGCGACGACAAGAAGCTGGTGGGCACGGACAAAGAGAAG TCCCTGTTCCAGCCCCAGGTGGGTTTCTACGGCAACCTGGCCAAAGAGTGCGTGGCGCAGGGCTGCTGCGTggacctcttcctcttccccatCCAGTACGCCGACGTGGCCACGCTCGGCGCGGTCCCCGCCTCCACCGGCGGCTCCGTCTACAAATACACGCACTTCCAG GCGCAGACGGACAGCGAGCGGTTCCTGAACGACCTCCGGCGGGACGTGAAGAAGAACATGGTCTTCGACGCGGTGCTGAGGGTGCGGACCAGCACTG gtATCCGGGCAACAGACTTCTTTGGCTCCTTCTACATGAGTAACACCACGGACGTGGAGCTGGCGGGTCTGGACTGTGACAAGACGGTGACGGTCGAGTTCAAACACGACGACAAGCTGAGCGAGGAGACAGGCGCTCTCATGCAG TGCGCCGTGCTGTACACCAGCTGCAGCGGGCGGAGGCGTCTGCGCGTGCACAACCTGTCCGTCAACTGCTGCTCCCAGCTGGCCGACCTGTACCGCAACTGCGAGACCGACGCCATCATCAACTTCCTGGCCAAGTCCG CCTATCGCAGCGTGCTGAGCAGCCCCATTTCAGCGGTGAGGGACAGCCTGATCAACCAGTGCGCCCAGATCCTGGCCTGCTACCGCAAGAACTGCGCCAGCCCCTCCTCCGCAGGACAG CTGATCCTCCCCGAGTGCATGAAGCTGCTCCCGGTCTACCTGAACTGCGTCCTGAAGACGGACGTGCTGCAGCCCCGGGCCGAGGCCTCCCTGGACGACCGCGCCTTCCTGCGCCAGCTGGTCGGCTGCGTGGACGTGGCCGAGAGCCACGCCCTCTTCTacccccgcctcctgcccctg cAAAAGCTGGACGTCGAGAGCGAGGCGTTGCCGGTGGCGATCCGGGCCTCGGAGGAGCGTCTCTCGAAGGGCGGGGTCTACCTGCTGGAGAACGGCCTGCACCTCTTCCTGTGGGTGGGGGCCGCCGCGCCCCCGGAGCTGCTCCAGGGCATCTTCGGCGCGCCCGCCTTCGGCCAGATCGACCCCTCGATG acgTCGTTGCCGATTTTAGATAATCCTTTCTCGAAGAGGTTGCGAGACGTCATCGAGTCTTTTCGAGAGCAGCGGTCGCGATACATGAAG CTGATGGTGGTGAAACAGGAGGACAGGATGGAGGCGGTCTTCAAGCAGTTCCTGGTGGAGGACAAGAGCAGCAACGGCGGGGCGTCCTACGTGGACTTCCTGTGTCACATGCACAAGGAGATCCGGCAGCTGCTGAGCTAG
- the sec24c gene encoding protein transport protein Sec24C isoform X4 — MPPTPQCPCRCNNRMWTWQYNRYASGIRIRERREQGRELTETSLRGKRDPRHNTGKYPDCYGQPKPSQDEVQTPTGSAHHDSETSFRFRDELRMSVNQQPHMASPYGQPPPGYQGYPQPGYGGQHVAGGYPTQYAPYNGPASAYQQGAPPSGSVQAPPVSRAPPVSAPQAYSQYGQGDVQNGPPSATNQPQRPPVSQPYTPAPMATAVTPATYPQQYGAPPTSTQQLTNQMMGMQIESTAPSPAGTGYAPPPTSAAFSSSAPPTFAPQSAPPPSSQPPSSAMTAPPFYGGPPPPPVSQHSFAPAAPGPPPPSSQHPFSKAPPPASQPSYPGPPPPSQPPYGGPPLTAPQGQYRTAAPPLQPPVSQPSAFHSAPPPAAGFPPPGGAVPGMPGAQGPPPPPQSASGPPVSQYSHVSQGLPSGPTGMQGPPPRQPGLQGYQPQQNGAFGQTGGPQPGYAGPHPSQQGYGGQPMAPAPAPPAPKRLDPDSIPSPQSSEMPPVQRTRHRIDPDAIPSPIQVIEDDKASKGNEPFITGVRGQAPPLVTTTCQVRDQGNASPRFVRCTAYSVPCTSDMAKQSQVPLAAVIKPLAALPPDEALPDPVDHGEGGPIRCNRCKAYMCPYMQFIEGGRRFQCGFCSCVTEVPPHYFQHLDHTGKRVDCYHRPELSRGSYEFLATVEYCKNNKPPQPPAFIFMIDVSYNAVKTGVVSLVCQELKTLLDCLPREEEDEESPVRVGFVTYSKVLHFYNVKGSLAQPQMLVVSDVADAFVPLLDGFLVGVAESRPVIESLLDQIPEMFADTRETETVYGPVIQAGLEALKAADCAGKLFIFHSSLPIAEAPGKLKNRDDKKLVGTDKEKSLFQPQVGFYGNLAKECVAQGCCVDLFLFPIQYADVATLGAVPASTGGSVYKYTHFQAQTDSERFLNDLRRDVKKNMVFDAVLRVRTSTGIRATDFFGSFYMSNTTDVELAGLDCDKTVTVEFKHDDKLSEETGALMQCAVLYTSCSGRRRLRVHNLSVNCCSQLADLYRNCETDAIINFLAKSAYRSVLSSPISAVRDSLINQCAQILACYRKNCASPSSAGQLILPECMKLLPVYLNCVLKTDVLQPRAEASLDDRAFLRQLVGCVDVAESHALFYPRLLPLQKLDVESEALPVAIRASEERLSKGGVYLLENGLHLFLWVGAAAPPELLQGIFGAPAFGQIDPSMTSLPILDNPFSKRLRDVIESFREQRSRYMKLMVVKQEDRMEAVFKQFLVEDKSSNGGASYVDFLCHMHKEIRQLLS, encoded by the exons ATGCCGCCGACACCGCAGTGCCCATGCCGGTGTAACAACCGGATGTGGACGTGGCAATACAACCGCTATGCTTCCGGTATACGTATCCGCGAACGGCGAGAGCAAGGAAGGGAATTAACGGAGACATCTCTCCGGGGCAAGAGAGACCCGAGACATAACACTGGAAAGTATCCAGACTGCTACGGGCAACCAAAACCGAGCCAGGACGAGGTACAAACGCCTACTGGGTCCGCTCATCACGACTCCGAAACCAGTTTCAG GTTTAGGGATGAACTGAGAATGAGCGTCAACCAGCAACCGCACATGGCCTCTCCGTACGGACAGCCTCCCCCTGGGTACCAGGGATATCCCCAGCCTGGCTACGGGGGACAGCATGTGGCAGGGGGCTACCCGACCCAGTACGCGCCTTACAATGGTCCCGCCTCCGCCTACCAGCAAGGAGCTCCGCCCTCAG GTTCAGTCCAAGCACCCCCTGTTTCCAGGGCTCCCCCTGTGTCAGCCCCCCAGGCCTACAGTCAGTACGGGCAGGGAGATGTGCAGAACGGCCCCCCCTCCGCAACCAACCAGCCACAGAG GCCACCAGTGTCTCAGCCTTACACCCCAGCTCCGATGGCCACTGCCGTTACCCCGGCAACGTACCCTCAGCAGTACGGCGCTCCGCCCACAAGCACACAacaactgaccaatcagatgaTGGGCATGCAAATTGAGTCCACCGCACCTTCCCCAGCTGGAACCGGATACG CTCCGCCTCCCACCTCCGCTGCCTTCTCCTCGTCTGCCCCGCCGACTTTCGCCCCTCaatccgccccgcccccctcctcacagCCCCCGTCCAGTGCCATGACAGCTCCGCCCTTCTATGgcggcccgccccccccgccggtCTCGCAGCATTCGTTTGCCCCCGCAGCGCCGGGGCCCCCTCCTCCGTCGTCACAGCACCCGTTCTCCaaagccccgcctcccgcctCTCAGCCCTCCTACCCCgggcccccacccccgtcccaaCCCCCTTACGGCGGGCCACCCCTAACAGCCCCTCAGGGCCAGTACCGCAccgctgccccgcccctccagccTCCCGTCTCCCAGCCCTCCGCGTTCcactccgcccctccccccgctgctGGGtttccaccaccagggggcgccgtACCCGGGATGCCGGGGGCGCagggaccccctccccctccccagtccgCTTCGGGACCCCCTGTGTCCCAGTACAGCCACGTCTCCCAAGGGCTGCCCTCCGGCCCTACGGGAATGCAGGGGCCCCCCCCACGACAACCAGGGCTCCAGGGCTACCAGCCACAGCAGAACG GTGCTTTTGGGCAGACCGGGGGGCCCCAGCCTGGCTATGCAGGACCCCACCCCAGCCAGCAGGGTTACGGGGGCCAGCCCATGGCCCCCGCCCCGGCTCCACCGGCCCCGAAACGGCTGGACCCTGACTCCATCCCGAGCCCG CAGTCGTCCGAAATGCCACCTGTGCAAAGGACGCGGCATAGAATAGACCCAGACGCTATTCCTAGCCCA ATCCAGGTGATTGAGGATGACAAGGCCAGCAAGGGCAACGAACCTTTCAtcacaggggtcaggggtcaggccCCACCGCTTGTCACCACCACTTGTCAGGTCAGAGATCAAG GGAACGCCAGCCCCCGCTTCGTCCGCTGCACCGCCTACAGCGTGCCCTGCACCTCCGACATGGCCAAGCAGTCCCAGGTGCCCCTGGCCGCCGTCATCAAGCCGCTGGCCGCGCTCCCCCCGGACGAG GCCCTGCCCGACCCTGTCGACCATGGCGAAGGCGGTCCAATCCGCTGTAACCGCTGCAAGGCCTACATGTGCCCCTACATGCAGTTCATCGAGGGGGGGCGGCGGTTCCAGTGCGGATTCTGCTCCTGCGTGACAGAAG TGCCTCCCCACTACTTCCAGCACCTGGATCACACAGGGAAGCGTGTGGACTGCTACCACCGGCCAGAGCTCTCCAGGGGCAGCTATGAGTTCCTGGCCACTGTGGAGTACTGCAAG AACAACAAACCGCCTCAGCCTCCAGCCTTCATCTTCATGATTGACGTGTCATACAACGCGGTCAAGACCGGCGTGGTCAGCCTGGTCTGTCAGGAGCTCAAGACGCTGCTCGACTGCCTGCCCAG ggaggaggaagacgaggagtcGCCCGTCAGGGTGGGCTTCGTCACCTACAGCAAGGTGCTGCACTTCTACAACGTGAAGGGCTCTCTGGCGCAGCCGCAGATGCTGGTGGTCTCCGACGTGGCCGACGCCTTCGTCCCCCTGCTGGACGGCTTCctggtgggcgtggccgagTCCCGGCCGGTCATCGAGAG CCTGCTGGACCAGATCCCAGAGATGTTTGCCGACACGCGGGAGACTGAAACCGTGTACGGGCCGGTCATTCAGGCCGGTTTGGAGGCCCTGAAG GCTGCAGACTGCGCGGGCAAGCTCTTCATCTTCCACTCCTCCCTGCCCATCGCCGAGGCTCCTGGGAAACTCAAGAACCGCGACGACAAGAAGCTGGTGGGCACGGACAAAGAGAAG TCCCTGTTCCAGCCCCAGGTGGGTTTCTACGGCAACCTGGCCAAAGAGTGCGTGGCGCAGGGCTGCTGCGTggacctcttcctcttccccatCCAGTACGCCGACGTGGCCACGCTCGGCGCGGTCCCCGCCTCCACCGGCGGCTCCGTCTACAAATACACGCACTTCCAG GCGCAGACGGACAGCGAGCGGTTCCTGAACGACCTCCGGCGGGACGTGAAGAAGAACATGGTCTTCGACGCGGTGCTGAGGGTGCGGACCAGCACTG gtATCCGGGCAACAGACTTCTTTGGCTCCTTCTACATGAGTAACACCACGGACGTGGAGCTGGCGGGTCTGGACTGTGACAAGACGGTGACGGTCGAGTTCAAACACGACGACAAGCTGAGCGAGGAGACAGGCGCTCTCATGCAG TGCGCCGTGCTGTACACCAGCTGCAGCGGGCGGAGGCGTCTGCGCGTGCACAACCTGTCCGTCAACTGCTGCTCCCAGCTGGCCGACCTGTACCGCAACTGCGAGACCGACGCCATCATCAACTTCCTGGCCAAGTCCG CCTATCGCAGCGTGCTGAGCAGCCCCATTTCAGCGGTGAGGGACAGCCTGATCAACCAGTGCGCCCAGATCCTGGCCTGCTACCGCAAGAACTGCGCCAGCCCCTCCTCCGCAGGACAG CTGATCCTCCCCGAGTGCATGAAGCTGCTCCCGGTCTACCTGAACTGCGTCCTGAAGACGGACGTGCTGCAGCCCCGGGCCGAGGCCTCCCTGGACGACCGCGCCTTCCTGCGCCAGCTGGTCGGCTGCGTGGACGTGGCCGAGAGCCACGCCCTCTTCTacccccgcctcctgcccctg cAAAAGCTGGACGTCGAGAGCGAGGCGTTGCCGGTGGCGATCCGGGCCTCGGAGGAGCGTCTCTCGAAGGGCGGGGTCTACCTGCTGGAGAACGGCCTGCACCTCTTCCTGTGGGTGGGGGCCGCCGCGCCCCCGGAGCTGCTCCAGGGCATCTTCGGCGCGCCCGCCTTCGGCCAGATCGACCCCTCGATG acgTCGTTGCCGATTTTAGATAATCCTTTCTCGAAGAGGTTGCGAGACGTCATCGAGTCTTTTCGAGAGCAGCGGTCGCGATACATGAAG CTGATGGTGGTGAAACAGGAGGACAGGATGGAGGCGGTCTTCAAGCAGTTCCTGGTGGAGGACAAGAGCAGCAACGGCGGGGCGTCCTACGTGGACTTCCTGTGTCACATGCACAAGGAGATCCGGCAGCTGCTGAGCTAG